Proteins found in one Danaus plexippus chromosome 3 unlocalized genomic scaffold, MEX_DaPlex mxdp_25, whole genome shotgun sequence genomic segment:
- the LOC116779507 gene encoding uncharacterized protein LOC116779507 isoform X1: MALVMLPCDLPWWTSVQRHLKHLLVASSPAKLTASMLKIHDMCNIGIDPDDDVKDPELMKGLEQFLDEEFSGEERRNFLDNTIRIMVNKAIHLKRWRPPKGLVFSLQQQSDSTELDYNFLSSLVAHAFFSTFPKRTLKTHPTLQDFNFTHFFKNLHRKSQRNKLKSLLHYFEWLDKNSNEGSIKLSRQIMSSKQWLTIEDWLECTLPLCKLLIRHEGRPERCESDDALRVCFASSRIGGDVLIDGESQESLTMFMMPELLPAMLSVEALEDNEVLKVEGVRMFSRISDQRQKNHIEFLEKPKTVTICLMDAEDYSALPLGQWEEDNVLRELNKCLLAFQQSPTKSQENQKAERRLSPIGESFNQTPPEVETTVMIKQASSSSTINSINSRSPSPQNYNVASLNLNDPSMELQKRKCWLSPDAGTLNNRRGRFIVLGSSGECLPVTRSSGHEDLQQEDSLYSSCNSSDDEYHSANDSFDYGSEDEGRGESARPNSFQYSKDLSTEERRMSFADRLREALRREAETSCTTSTTGDWSTDSSSYAVGISISGAEVNDNDIRVKRGGSVGFVLTEKETVENGNEPPKRLLSRKETGNSSKYSFSTEYSSELEEVYEQFNQWLNDPILQNDNNENKTKELDPRDLAVIRFAGSLLKRTLSESMASGTCADACELYGRDVRERAPPRRLAHAARSLSLELAKHRHRLAAHLKRKVKESILEDILENELVRSDKDDNLSEGRTKSLGSSTETCSTQLSNPDVRKKKLNWVVNMIVETIEETVECEPVTIKIKKPKLNQLAYKIVSGGSCRPVATGNWGCGRRQRGHPQLKLLLQWLAASVAGVPALFYYTFGNEKLFKLDTLVRVLTDRKWTVGQLARAVLKFARQTLHEPHVIPNNHSLFDELIGIEKTADDY; encoded by the exons ATGGCTCTCGTTATGCTGCCCTGTGATTTGCCATGGTGGACGTCTGTACAACGCCACCTAAAACATCTTCTCGTAGCATCGTCTCCAGCGAAGTTAACGGCTAGCATGTTAAAAATTCATGATATGTGCAA TATAGGAATAGATCCAGACGATGACGTAAAGGATCCAGAGCTCATGAAAGGATTAGAACAATTCTTGGACGAAGAATTTTCTGGAGAGGAAAGAAGAAATTTTCTCGATAATACAATACGTATAATGGTGAATAAGGCCATACATCTTAAACGATGGCGTCCACCGAAGGGGCTTGTTTTTAGTTTGCAACAACAAA GCGATTCAACTGAACTGGATTATAATTTCCTGTCTTCGTTGGTTGCTCACgcatttttttctacttttccAAAACGTACGCTCAAAACACATCCCACATTGCAAGACTTCAATTTTacgcatttttttaaaaatctacataG aaaatcgcaaaggaataaattaaaaagcttaCTGCATTACTTTGAATGGTTGGACAAAAATAGCAATGAAGGATCTATTAAGTTAAGTAGACAG ATAATGTCTTCAAAGCAGTGGCTAACCATTGAAGACTGGCTGGAATGCACGTTGCCTTTGTGTAAATTACTTATCCGCCACGAGGGTCGGCCGGAGCGCTGCGAGAGTGATGACGCTCTGAGAGTGTGCTTCGCCTCCAGCAGGATTGGTGGTGACGTGCTCATAGATGGAGAGTCACAG GAATCACTCACAATGTTTATGATGCCCGAACTTTTGCCGGCCATGCTCTCTGTGGAGGCACTCGAAGATAATGAGGTATTGAAAGTGGAAGGAGTCAGGATGTTCAGCAGAATAAGTGACCAGCGACAAAAGAACCACATTGAATTCCTAGAGAAACCGAAAacg GTGACAATATGTCTGATGGACGCCGAGGATTACAGCGCTTTGCCTCTTGGCCAGTGGGAAGAAGACAATGTGCTGCGAGAACTGAACAAGTGTCTTTTAGCATTCCAGCAGTCGCCAACGAAAAGTCAAGAGAATCAGAAGGCTGAGAGACGACTTTCGCCTATAG GAGAATCCTTTAATCAGACTCCACCAGAAGTTGAAACGACTGTCATGATAAAACAGGCATCGTCTTCGAGCACCATCAACAGCATAAACAGCAGAAGCCCTTCACCTCAGAACTATAACGTGGCATCGCTTAACCTAAATGACCCTA GCATGGAACTACAGAAACGCAAATGCTGGCTGTCCCCTGACGCGGGCACATTGAACAATCGCCGCGGGCGTTTCATAGTTCTGGGTTCATCCGGGGAATGTCTTCCGGTGACGAGATCCTCCGGCCACGAGGATCTCCAGCAGGAAGACAGCTTATACTCCAGCTGTAACTCCAGCGACGACGAGTACCACAGCGCTAACGATAGCTTCGATTACG gCAGCGAGGATGAGGGTAGGGGTGAAAGCGCGCGTCCGAATTCATTCCAATACTCAAAAGATCTATCGACAGAGGAGAGACGGATGAGTTTCGCTGATAGACTTCGGGAGGCTCTTCGCAGGGAAGCTGAGACGTCTTGCACGACCAGCACCACTGGAGACTGGTCTACTGATAGTTCCAGTTACGCTGTCGGTATCAGCATTTCTGGTGCTGAGGTTAACGATAACGACATAAG AGTAAAACGAGGTGGTTCCGTTGGTTTCGTGCTGACGGAGAAAGAAACAGTAGAGAATGGGAACGAGCCCCCCAAGCGACTTCTGTCTAGGAAAGAAACTGGGAATAGCTCGAAATACAGTTTCAGTACGGAATATTC tTCGGAGCTTGAGGAAGTCTACGAACAGTTCAACCAGTGGCTGAACGACCCGATATTACAAAATGATAACAACGAAAACAAAACCAAGGAATTGGACCCCCGAGATCTGGCAGTAATAAG ATTCGCAGGATCGTTACTAAAGCGCACCCTGAGCGAGTCCATGGCTAGCGGGACGTGCGCCGACGCTTGCGAGCTGTACGGGCGCGACGTCCGCGAGCGCGCGCCCCCGCGCCGCCTCGCGCACGCCGCCAGGTCGTTATCCTTGGAACTCGCTAAACATCGGCACAGACTCGCCGCGCATTTG aaACGTAAAGTAAAAGAATCGATACTAGAAGATATATTAGAGAATGAACTAGTGCGAAGCGATAAAGACGATAATTTGAGCGAGGGTAGGACGAAGTCCCTGGGCTCGTCCACTGAGACTTGTTCAACACAACTGTCAAATCCGGACGTGAGaaagaaaaaacttaattgGGTAGTAAATATGATAGTTGAAACCATTGAAGAAACTGTCGAATGTGAGCCGGTGacgataaaaattaagaaaccaAAG cTAAACCAACTAGCGTATAAGATTGTATCAGGCGGGTCGTGTCGTCCCGTAGCTACCGGTAATTGGGGCTGCGGAAGACGTCAGCGAGGTCACCCTCAGTTGAAGCTGCTGCTGCAATGGCTAGCGGCCAGCGTGGCGGGAGTACcggcattattttattacactttcggaaatgaaaaattatttaag ctGGACACACTGGTCCGTGTGCTCACTGACAGGAAGTGGACAGTGGGACAATTAGCAAGAGCCGTGTTAAAGTTCGCCCGTCAGACCCTACACGAACCACACGTCATACCGAACAATCATTCACTCTTCGATGAACTGATCGGGATCGAGAAAACCGCCgacgattattaa
- the LOC116779507 gene encoding uncharacterized protein LOC116779507 isoform X2: MALVMLPCDLPWWTSVQRHLKHLLVASSPAKLTASMLKIHDMCNIGIDPDDDVKDPELMKGLEQFLDEEFSGEERRNFLDNTIRIMVNKAIHLKRWRPPKGLVFSLQQQSDSTELDYNFLSSLVAHAFFSTFPKRTLKTHPTLQDFNFTHFFKNLHRKSQRNKLKSLLHYFEWLDKNSNEGSIKLSRQIMSSKQWLTIEDWLECTLPLCKLLIRHEGRPERCESDDALRVCFASSRIGGDVLIDGESQESLTMFMMPELLPAMLSVEALEDNEVLKVEGVRMFSRISDQRQKNHIEFLEKPKTVTICLMDAEDYSALPLGQWEEDNVLRELNKCLLAFQQSPTKSQENQKAERRLSPIGESFNQTPPEVETTVMIKQASSSSTINSINSRSPSPQNYNVASLNLNDPSMELQKRKCWLSPDAGTLNNRRGRFIVLGSSGECLPVTRSSGHEDLQQEDSLYSSCNSSDDEYHSANDSFDYGSEDEGRGESARPNSFQYSKDLSTEERRMSFADRLREALRREAETSCTTSTTGDWSTDSSSYAVGISISGAEVNDNDIRVKRGGSVGFVLTEKETVENGNEPPKRLLSRKETGNSSKYSFSTEYSSELEEVYEQFNQWLNDPILQNDNNENKTKELDPRDLAVIRFAGSLLKRTLSESMASGTCADACELYGRDVRERAPPRRLAHAARSLSLELAKHRHRLAAHLLNQLAYKIVSGGSCRPVATGNWGCGRRQRGHPQLKLLLQWLAASVAGVPALFYYTFGNEKLFKLDTLVRVLTDRKWTVGQLARAVLKFARQTLHEPHVIPNNHSLFDELIGIEKTADDY; the protein is encoded by the exons ATGGCTCTCGTTATGCTGCCCTGTGATTTGCCATGGTGGACGTCTGTACAACGCCACCTAAAACATCTTCTCGTAGCATCGTCTCCAGCGAAGTTAACGGCTAGCATGTTAAAAATTCATGATATGTGCAA TATAGGAATAGATCCAGACGATGACGTAAAGGATCCAGAGCTCATGAAAGGATTAGAACAATTCTTGGACGAAGAATTTTCTGGAGAGGAAAGAAGAAATTTTCTCGATAATACAATACGTATAATGGTGAATAAGGCCATACATCTTAAACGATGGCGTCCACCGAAGGGGCTTGTTTTTAGTTTGCAACAACAAA GCGATTCAACTGAACTGGATTATAATTTCCTGTCTTCGTTGGTTGCTCACgcatttttttctacttttccAAAACGTACGCTCAAAACACATCCCACATTGCAAGACTTCAATTTTacgcatttttttaaaaatctacataG aaaatcgcaaaggaataaattaaaaagcttaCTGCATTACTTTGAATGGTTGGACAAAAATAGCAATGAAGGATCTATTAAGTTAAGTAGACAG ATAATGTCTTCAAAGCAGTGGCTAACCATTGAAGACTGGCTGGAATGCACGTTGCCTTTGTGTAAATTACTTATCCGCCACGAGGGTCGGCCGGAGCGCTGCGAGAGTGATGACGCTCTGAGAGTGTGCTTCGCCTCCAGCAGGATTGGTGGTGACGTGCTCATAGATGGAGAGTCACAG GAATCACTCACAATGTTTATGATGCCCGAACTTTTGCCGGCCATGCTCTCTGTGGAGGCACTCGAAGATAATGAGGTATTGAAAGTGGAAGGAGTCAGGATGTTCAGCAGAATAAGTGACCAGCGACAAAAGAACCACATTGAATTCCTAGAGAAACCGAAAacg GTGACAATATGTCTGATGGACGCCGAGGATTACAGCGCTTTGCCTCTTGGCCAGTGGGAAGAAGACAATGTGCTGCGAGAACTGAACAAGTGTCTTTTAGCATTCCAGCAGTCGCCAACGAAAAGTCAAGAGAATCAGAAGGCTGAGAGACGACTTTCGCCTATAG GAGAATCCTTTAATCAGACTCCACCAGAAGTTGAAACGACTGTCATGATAAAACAGGCATCGTCTTCGAGCACCATCAACAGCATAAACAGCAGAAGCCCTTCACCTCAGAACTATAACGTGGCATCGCTTAACCTAAATGACCCTA GCATGGAACTACAGAAACGCAAATGCTGGCTGTCCCCTGACGCGGGCACATTGAACAATCGCCGCGGGCGTTTCATAGTTCTGGGTTCATCCGGGGAATGTCTTCCGGTGACGAGATCCTCCGGCCACGAGGATCTCCAGCAGGAAGACAGCTTATACTCCAGCTGTAACTCCAGCGACGACGAGTACCACAGCGCTAACGATAGCTTCGATTACG gCAGCGAGGATGAGGGTAGGGGTGAAAGCGCGCGTCCGAATTCATTCCAATACTCAAAAGATCTATCGACAGAGGAGAGACGGATGAGTTTCGCTGATAGACTTCGGGAGGCTCTTCGCAGGGAAGCTGAGACGTCTTGCACGACCAGCACCACTGGAGACTGGTCTACTGATAGTTCCAGTTACGCTGTCGGTATCAGCATTTCTGGTGCTGAGGTTAACGATAACGACATAAG AGTAAAACGAGGTGGTTCCGTTGGTTTCGTGCTGACGGAGAAAGAAACAGTAGAGAATGGGAACGAGCCCCCCAAGCGACTTCTGTCTAGGAAAGAAACTGGGAATAGCTCGAAATACAGTTTCAGTACGGAATATTC tTCGGAGCTTGAGGAAGTCTACGAACAGTTCAACCAGTGGCTGAACGACCCGATATTACAAAATGATAACAACGAAAACAAAACCAAGGAATTGGACCCCCGAGATCTGGCAGTAATAAG ATTCGCAGGATCGTTACTAAAGCGCACCCTGAGCGAGTCCATGGCTAGCGGGACGTGCGCCGACGCTTGCGAGCTGTACGGGCGCGACGTCCGCGAGCGCGCGCCCCCGCGCCGCCTCGCGCACGCCGCCAGGTCGTTATCCTTGGAACTCGCTAAACATCGGCACAGACTCGCCGCGCATTTG cTAAACCAACTAGCGTATAAGATTGTATCAGGCGGGTCGTGTCGTCCCGTAGCTACCGGTAATTGGGGCTGCGGAAGACGTCAGCGAGGTCACCCTCAGTTGAAGCTGCTGCTGCAATGGCTAGCGGCCAGCGTGGCGGGAGTACcggcattattttattacactttcggaaatgaaaaattatttaag ctGGACACACTGGTCCGTGTGCTCACTGACAGGAAGTGGACAGTGGGACAATTAGCAAGAGCCGTGTTAAAGTTCGCCCGTCAGACCCTACACGAACCACACGTCATACCGAACAATCATTCACTCTTCGATGAACTGATCGGGATCGAGAAAACCGCCgacgattattaa
- the LOC116779518 gene encoding GTP:AMP phosphotransferase AK3, mitochondrial, with product MTIRKPKLLKTLILGAPASGKGTISSRIVKKYQADHVSSGDKLRDHIEKKTELGLEVKKYLNEGQLVPDNVMIKFMITELKKVEDKPWLLDGFPRTISQAEALWKVQPVDVVLNLNVPFDVIIDRVKNRWVHLPSGRVYNIGFNTPKVLGKDDVTGEDLFQRPDDKPEAVKKRLEIYESVTRPVINFYKEKGILKEFEGRTSDEIWPQVTAYLDPIFQN from the coding sequence ATGACTATACGGAAACCAAAACTATTGAAAACACTGATATTAGGCGCTCCCGCATCAGGGAAAGGTACAATATCATCCCGAATAGTAAAGAAGTACCAGGCTGATCATGTGTCCAGTGGAGATAAATTGAGGGATCACATAGAAAAGAAAACTGAATTAGGACTGGAGGTTAAGAAATACCTCAATGAAGGCCAACTGGTACCAGATAATGTCATGATCAAGTTTATGATCACCGAATTAAAGAAAGTTGAAGATAAACCTTGGCTTCTAGATGGATTCCCACGGACCATATCACAAGCCGAGGCCCTGTGGAAAGTGCAACCGGTTGATGTAGTGCTGAACCTCAATGTGCCATTTGATGTCATCATAGATAGGGTTAAAAATCGCTGGGTTCATTTGCCTTCAGGGAGGGTGTATAATATAGGTTTTAATACACCAAAGGTCTTGGGGAAAGATGATGTTACCGGTGAAGATCTATTCCAACGGCCCGATGATAAACCGGAGGCAGTAAAAAAAAGACTTGAGATATATGAAAGTGTTACACGacctgtaattaatttttataaagaaaaaggtATATTGAAAGAATTTGAAGGACGCACATCAGATGAAATCTGGCCTCAAGTAACAGCATATTTGGACCcgatatttcaaaattga